Genomic window (Burkholderia sp. HI2500):
CGATCTGGTGTGCGACCGATCGCGCGAAAACGTGGCAGGGCTGGATGCTCGACCACCGCGCGCCGTCCGGCGCCGGTACCTGCGATACGACCGCGCTCGACAAGAACCTCGCACTCGGCCGTGGGATGAACGTCACGGGCACGCCGACGATCTTCCTGCCGGACGGCCGCCGCCTGCCGGGCGCCGTGTCGGCCGACCAGCTCAACCAGGCGCTCGCCTCGAGCAAGTAACCGACCACACGCCGGGCCGCATGGCCTGGCCAGCGAGGGGCGCCCGCATCTGCCGGCGCCTCTCTTCGTTTCCGCCGCCGTATTCGACCGACCGATTGCCACGATGACTCAGCCGATCCGCTATTCGATTGTTCCGAAAGATCTTGCCGCGCACCTGTTCGAAGTGTCGGTGACGGTCACCGATCCCGACCCCGAAGGCCAGCGCTTTTCGTTGCCGGTGTGGATTCCGGGCAGCTACCTCGTGCGCGAGTTCGCGCGCAACATCGTGACGCTCGGCGCCTTCAACGACGCGGGCCGCAAGGTGCGGATCGCGAAGACCGACAAGCACACGTGGCAGGCCGCACCCGTGAACGGCACGCTGACGCTGCGCTACGACGTGTATGCGTGGGACCTGTCGGTGCGCTCCGCGTATCTCGATGAGTCGGGCGGCTTCTTCAACGCGACGGCCGTGTTCCTGAGCGTTGCGGGCCGCGAGGATGCGCCGTGTGAAGTCGACATCGCGAAGCCGGCCGGTGCGGCGTTCCGCGCATGGCGCGTCGGTACGTCGCTGCCCGCGGCGCGCGGCACCAAGCGCTACGGGTTCGGTGCATATCGCGCAGCGAACTACGACGAGCTCTCCGACCATCCGGTGACGATCGGCGAATTCGCGCTCGCGACGTTCGACGCGCACGGCGTGCCGCACGACATCGTGATCGCGGGGCGCGTGACGCAGCTCGACCTGGAGCGCCTGCGCGCCGACCTGAAGCGCGTGTGCGAAGCGCAGATCGCGCTGTTCGAGCCGAAATCGAAGAAAGCGCCGATGGACCGCTACGTGTTCATGACGCTGGCGGTCAGCGACGGCTACGGCGGCCTCGAGCACCGCGCGTCGACCGCGCTGATCTGCAACCGCACCGACCTGCCGGTGAAAGGGCGGCCCGAAACGACGGAAGGCTATCGCACGTATCTCGGGCTCTGCAGCCACGAGTACTTCCATACGTGGAACGTGAAGCGCATCAAGCCGGCGGCGTTCGTGCCGTACGACCTGTCGAAGGAAAACTACACGTCGCTGCTGTGGCTGTTCGAAGGCTTCACGTCGTATTACGACGACCTGATGCTGGTGCGCAGCGGGCTGATGTCGCAGGACGAATATTTTGCGGCGCTCGGCCGAACGGTCGGCGGCGTGCTGCGCGGCACGGGGCGCCTGAAGCAGAGCGTCGCCGAAAGCTCGTTCGACGCGTGGATCAAGTACTACCGCCAGGACGAGAACGCGACCAATGCAATCGTCAGCTACTACACGAAGGGTTCGCTGGTCGCGCTCGCCTTCGATCTCGCGATCCGCGCGCAGACGCGCAACAAGAAGTCGCTCGACGACGTGATGCGCCTGCTGTGGCAGCGCTACGGCCGCGATTTTTATCGCGGCAAGCAGGCAGGCGTCGAGGAGAACGAAGTCGAGGCGCTGATCGAGGAGGCGACGGGCGTCGCGCTCGGCCGCCTGTTCGCCGATGCCGTGCACGGCACGCGCGACCTGCCGCTCGCCGAACTGCTCGCACCGTTCGGCGTGACGCTCGCGCCCGATGTGGCGAACGGCGCGCTCGCGAAGCCGACGATCGGCGCGCGCCTGCGCGGCGGCGCGGACTGCACGTTCGCGGCCGTCTACGAAGGCGGCGCCGCACATCGCGCGGGGCTGTCGGCCGGCGACACGCTGATCGCGGTCGACGGGCTGCGCGTCACGGGCACCAACCTCGACGCACTGCTCGCGCGCTACTGGCCGGGTGACAAGGTCGAGGTTCACGCGTTCCGGCGCGACGAGCTGCGCACCGCGAAACTGAAGCTCGACGGCCCGGAAGTCACGCGCTACCGGCTGACGGCGGCCGCGAAGCCGGCTGCGGTCTCGAAGGCCCGAGAGGCCTGGCTGAAGGGGTGAACGGTCGGAAGCGGGTATCGGGGCACGATCAACGATTGTTCTGCTGTTGCAACAATCCGTCGCCCTGAACCCGCTTTTTCGCGATCATGCGGCCACGCACAATGGCGTCACTCGCGCTACCAAAGCGCAACCCTACTGGAGCCTGACATGACGACCATTCTGCAAATCAATTCCGCCGCGCGTTCGCAAGGTGCGCAATCCACGCTGCTGGCCAACGAACTGACGGCAAAGCTGCAACAATCGAACCCCGGCGCGAACGTCGTGGTTCGCGACCTGCTGGCCGATGCGCTGCCGCACCTCGACGAATCGGTGCTCGGCGCGTTCTTCACGCCGGCCGACAAGCGCACCGCGGAACAGAATGCGATCGTCGCGAAGAGCG
Coding sequences:
- a CDS encoding M61 family metallopeptidase — encoded protein: MTQPIRYSIVPKDLAAHLFEVSVTVTDPDPEGQRFSLPVWIPGSYLVREFARNIVTLGAFNDAGRKVRIAKTDKHTWQAAPVNGTLTLRYDVYAWDLSVRSAYLDESGGFFNATAVFLSVAGREDAPCEVDIAKPAGAAFRAWRVGTSLPAARGTKRYGFGAYRAANYDELSDHPVTIGEFALATFDAHGVPHDIVIAGRVTQLDLERLRADLKRVCEAQIALFEPKSKKAPMDRYVFMTLAVSDGYGGLEHRASTALICNRTDLPVKGRPETTEGYRTYLGLCSHEYFHTWNVKRIKPAAFVPYDLSKENYTSLLWLFEGFTSYYDDLMLVRSGLMSQDEYFAALGRTVGGVLRGTGRLKQSVAESSFDAWIKYYRQDENATNAIVSYYTKGSLVALAFDLAIRAQTRNKKSLDDVMRLLWQRYGRDFYRGKQAGVEENEVEALIEEATGVALGRLFADAVHGTRDLPLAELLAPFGVTLAPDVANGALAKPTIGARLRGGADCTFAAVYEGGAAHRAGLSAGDTLIAVDGLRVTGTNLDALLARYWPGDKVEVHAFRRDELRTAKLKLDGPEVTRYRLTAAAKPAAVSKAREAWLKG